A genomic region of Gemmata massiliana contains the following coding sequences:
- the pyk gene encoding pyruvate kinase, producing the protein MSRRTKIVSTLGPATDSPDVLDAILRAGVDVARVNFSHGAPEEHIGRVANFRAAAQRVGKFAAVLADLPGPKLRVKISSLRFLNAGDKVHFSLTNTPVDVSDLVITEPEMLADVRPGHRMLLDDGRLQLEAGETCDGRVVARVVVGGTLHPNKGLNLPDTPLTMAALTERDHAALAVAARAGVDWVAVSFVRGPEAADEVRAACAALGMNVPVLAKIERPEAVGRAGAIVAAFDAIMVARGDLGVELPLERVPTVQKRLIAEARAAGKPVITATDMLDSMRNNPRPTRAEASDVANAIFDGTDAVMLSGETAVGSYPIDAVACMHRIAVETESHLRHSRTPHTTSFDVASDDIDNTITQAACSLADEVNASAIVTPTLSGRTAKLVTRNRPWTPVVAVAPTDAVLQRLALVWGITPVRMTPVAPGGDRMATAVEDAFKAGTVAPGERVVILAGHPIAGGPRFPTVRVVRVGEGGTSCEP; encoded by the coding sequence ATGAGTCGCCGAACGAAGATCGTCTCCACGCTCGGGCCGGCGACCGATTCACCGGACGTTCTGGACGCGATCCTACGGGCCGGTGTCGATGTGGCCCGCGTCAACTTCTCCCACGGCGCACCAGAAGAACACATCGGCCGGGTCGCGAACTTCCGCGCGGCCGCCCAGCGCGTGGGCAAGTTCGCCGCGGTCCTCGCCGACCTCCCCGGCCCGAAACTCCGCGTGAAGATTTCTTCGCTCCGCTTCCTCAACGCGGGGGACAAGGTCCACTTCTCGCTCACGAACACACCGGTCGACGTTTCCGATCTGGTCATCACCGAACCGGAGATGCTCGCGGACGTGCGCCCCGGGCACCGGATGCTCCTCGACGACGGGCGGCTCCAACTAGAAGCGGGCGAAACCTGCGACGGGCGCGTCGTCGCCCGGGTCGTGGTGGGCGGCACGCTCCACCCGAACAAGGGGCTGAACCTGCCGGACACGCCGCTCACGATGGCCGCGCTCACCGAACGGGACCACGCCGCGCTCGCCGTGGCCGCGCGCGCCGGGGTGGATTGGGTCGCGGTGTCGTTCGTGCGCGGGCCGGAAGCCGCAGACGAGGTGCGCGCCGCGTGTGCGGCTCTGGGAATGAACGTTCCGGTGCTCGCGAAGATCGAGCGCCCCGAAGCGGTCGGGCGCGCGGGTGCGATCGTGGCCGCGTTCGACGCGATCATGGTGGCGCGCGGCGACCTGGGGGTAGAGTTACCCCTGGAGCGCGTGCCGACCGTGCAAAAGCGGCTGATCGCCGAAGCGCGGGCGGCCGGGAAGCCGGTCATCACCGCGACGGACATGCTCGACTCGATGCGGAACAACCCGCGCCCGACGCGTGCCGAAGCGAGCGACGTGGCGAACGCGATCTTCGACGGCACCGACGCCGTCATGCTGTCCGGCGAAACGGCGGTCGGCTCGTACCCGATCGATGCGGTCGCGTGCATGCACCGCATCGCGGTCGAGACCGAATCGCACCTGCGCCACTCGCGCACGCCCCACACGACCTCGTTCGACGTGGCCAGCGACGACATCGACAACACCATCACCCAGGCCGCGTGCTCGCTCGCCGACGAAGTGAACGCTTCGGCGATCGTGACACCGACGCTCTCGGGGCGCACGGCGAAACTGGTCACACGGAACCGTCCGTGGACGCCCGTCGTGGCGGTCGCGCCCACGGACGCGGTGCTACAGCGCCTAGCGCTCGTGTGGGGAATCACGCCCGTGCGCATGACACCGGTCGCACCGGGTGGGGATCGTATGGCTACCGCTGTTGAAGATGCGTTCAAGGCCGGCACGGTGGCCCCGGGCGAGCGCGTCGTGATCCTCGCCGGGCACCCGATCGCGGGCGGCCCGCGGTTCCCCACGGTCCGCGTCGTCCGCGTCGGCGAAGGCGGCACGTCCTGCGAGCCGTAG
- a CDS encoding HEAT repeat domain-containing protein, whose protein sequence is MQQPGATADDPLPALVRALRSANVVDRQRAAKDLGRLGWLARDAMPALVRALDDENAKVRETAAHAIGGMGPDALGTLVLMLGHADKYVRRNAVWALGKLGPLARPALEDLCNSLKDPDPRTASGAAQALGNMGADGAESVPLLAEAMRGTNIVLCRLASKALSQIGAPALATLIAHLQHADPFVRAESAIAIGWMGVSARSAVPFLARVLRGPECPLTRTPISSLTPTAIEMPNSEALTPAQLPVPDPTSSEMTCRVHAAQALGRIGSAASGALVDLREAARSGAEPLRQAAQQAIRLIQGA, encoded by the coding sequence GTGCAACAACCAGGTGCGACCGCCGACGATCCGCTGCCCGCACTCGTTCGTGCGCTGCGGAGCGCGAACGTGGTGGACCGGCAACGTGCGGCCAAGGATTTGGGGCGCCTGGGGTGGCTCGCGCGCGACGCGATGCCCGCTCTGGTTCGCGCTCTCGACGACGAGAACGCCAAGGTGCGCGAAACGGCCGCCCACGCGATCGGCGGAATGGGGCCGGACGCGCTCGGGACACTCGTCCTGATGCTCGGCCATGCCGACAAGTACGTTCGGCGGAACGCGGTCTGGGCGCTCGGGAAGCTCGGTCCGCTCGCCCGTCCCGCTCTCGAAGACCTGTGCAATTCGCTCAAAGACCCCGATCCGCGAACCGCGTCCGGCGCGGCGCAGGCGCTCGGCAACATGGGTGCGGACGGCGCGGAGAGCGTCCCGCTTCTGGCGGAAGCGATGCGCGGGACGAACATCGTGTTGTGTCGGCTCGCGTCCAAGGCGCTGAGCCAGATCGGTGCGCCGGCGCTCGCAACTCTCATCGCACACTTGCAGCACGCGGACCCGTTCGTGCGGGCGGAATCGGCCATCGCCATCGGCTGGATGGGCGTTTCGGCCCGGTCCGCGGTCCCGTTTCTCGCTCGTGTGCTTCGCGGACCCGAGTGCCCGCTCACGCGCACGCCGATTTCGTCCCTCACGCCGACGGCCATCGAAATGCCGAACAGCGAGGCGCTCACACCGGCTCAACTGCCCGTACCGGACCCGACGTCATCGGAAATGACCTGCCGGGTCCACGCGGCGCAAGCACTGGGGCGGATCGGATCTGCAGCTTCGGGAGCGCTGGTGGATTTACGGGAGGCTGCCCGAAGCGGCGCCGAGCCTCTGCGCCAGGCCGCGCAACAGGCGATCCGGCTGATTCAGGGAGCGTAA
- a CDS encoding HEAT repeat domain-containing protein, translating to MSRTRFLLTFFFALSAISAADAKADSLFVRKAKAVDEAKARALIETLKSDPDEKKRKTAADELGGADPRMCPDAAPTLITALRKDTSAGVRAEAANSLRQLNEVVPQAGAALEMALDNDPSPLVRLAAKRALWVYHLNGYRTAKNEDGTGNQTIEPPFASPSGPRQVVAFIPAPPVPVASPPTEPIAATPVPQLPPVAARPTPQPGPRLFWPNILPGPRSAIRAALNLPPLVVSRDEPPLAKKPAIPAVTMTTPPKHTPEPPLVQHVPVPTAPEYEPKLPAFQPELPSVVSPPLPISKFKQPK from the coding sequence GTGTCGCGCACCCGGTTCCTACTCACGTTCTTTTTCGCGCTCTCCGCAATCAGCGCGGCCGACGCCAAGGCCGACAGTCTGTTTGTTCGGAAAGCGAAAGCGGTAGATGAGGCAAAAGCCCGCGCCTTGATCGAAACGCTGAAGAGCGATCCCGACGAAAAGAAGCGCAAAACCGCGGCCGACGAACTCGGCGGCGCCGATCCGCGCATGTGCCCGGACGCGGCCCCGACCCTGATCACCGCACTTCGCAAAGACACGTCCGCCGGGGTTCGTGCCGAGGCCGCGAACTCGCTCCGCCAGTTGAATGAAGTGGTCCCGCAAGCCGGCGCCGCGCTAGAAATGGCCCTCGATAACGATCCGTCGCCGCTGGTGCGCCTCGCGGCGAAGCGGGCATTGTGGGTATATCACCTGAACGGCTACCGCACCGCGAAGAACGAGGACGGCACGGGCAACCAGACGATCGAGCCGCCCTTTGCCAGCCCGTCCGGTCCGCGCCAAGTGGTAGCCTTCATTCCCGCGCCGCCCGTGCCCGTAGCTTCTCCTCCAACAGAACCCATCGCGGCAACGCCCGTCCCGCAGCTCCCGCCGGTCGCAGCGCGCCCCACGCCGCAACCCGGCCCGCGACTGTTCTGGCCGAACATCCTGCCGGGTCCACGGTCCGCGATCCGCGCGGCGCTGAACCTCCCACCGCTGGTAGTTTCAAGAGACGAACCGCCGCTGGCGAAGAAGCCCGCGATACCGGCCGTCACGATGACCACGCCGCCGAAGCACACACCGGAACCGCCGCTCGTTCAGCACGTGCCCGTACCCACGGCACCCGAATACGAGCCGAAACTGCCAGCATTCCAGCCAGAGCTCCCGTCGGTGGTGTCCCCTCCCCTTCCCATCAGCAAGTTTAAGCAGCCAAAGTAG
- a CDS encoding metallophosphoesterase family protein, which translates to MRVLVVADIHGNRAALEAIREPFDVCLCVGDIVDYGPEPGWCVDWVRQNATYCVRGNHDHGVAQNVDIQGAGGFRFLTSVTRPIAVATLSSDQRRYLAELPTSRMFTLNGKRFLLVHATPRDPMDEYAPADPAFWHPRLAGLKVDYVLTGHTHVPYTLRVRNTLVVNPGSVGIGRDGNPHASYAIIDGDDVQLKRIEYAIEETVGAMEATVRDATARLMLTDVFRTGGLPTKWLLRNGSLSNGNGNGNGNGKIAH; encoded by the coding sequence ATGCGCGTTCTGGTGGTCGCGGACATCCACGGCAACAGGGCCGCGCTTGAGGCGATCCGCGAGCCGTTCGACGTGTGCCTATGTGTCGGTGACATCGTCGATTACGGCCCGGAGCCGGGGTGGTGCGTGGACTGGGTGCGCCAGAACGCGACCTACTGCGTGCGCGGGAACCACGACCACGGCGTCGCGCAGAACGTCGACATCCAGGGCGCCGGCGGGTTCCGCTTCCTCACGTCGGTAACGCGCCCGATCGCGGTCGCGACCCTTTCGAGCGACCAGCGGCGCTACCTCGCCGAACTGCCCACGTCCCGCATGTTCACACTCAACGGCAAACGGTTCCTGCTCGTTCACGCCACCCCGCGTGACCCGATGGACGAGTACGCCCCAGCCGATCCCGCGTTCTGGCACCCGCGACTCGCGGGCCTGAAGGTCGATTACGTGCTCACGGGCCACACGCACGTGCCCTACACGCTCCGGGTGCGCAACACGCTCGTCGTGAACCCCGGTAGCGTCGGGATCGGGCGCGACGGCAACCCGCACGCCTCTTACGCGATCATCGACGGCGACGACGTGCAATTGAAGCGCATCGAGTACGCGATCGAAGAAACGGTGGGCGCAATGGAAGCGACCGTCCGCGACGCGACCGCCCGGCTCATGCTCACCGACGTCTTCCGCACCGGCGGCCTCCCGACCAAGTGGCTGCTCCGCAACGGTTCCCTGTCCAACGGGAACGGGAATGGGAACGGAAACGGGAAGATCGCCCACTGA
- a CDS encoding BON domain-containing protein codes for MFTHLLSSTTLRTLAGFTCVAGTVGVGTLFAVDPLPPGAPVSSPVPLVAPAAKPVSISDVALARAALAAFDADPVLKDAHVFVSVVDRGAVIGGPVTSESVKKRAEAVVRAIPGIESVKNTCFIEADPDPLMRAVADRMKPGTKPTSSSTPLPGVSIPPAAPEGYIPPVPPPQPTDLVASVQKTVVAQHPTSLGPPVVGLLGAPVAPHTVAKVPPTTAPSAPSTAPGALTGSAGAKPSDVLTAVAAIRATDARFAKLTAELKPDGGLFVSGSAAQITDVVDFVAEARKVSGVVRVAVDPKLVK; via the coding sequence ATGTTCACGCACCTACTGTCATCGACAACGCTTCGCACGCTCGCCGGGTTTACCTGCGTGGCGGGCACGGTCGGCGTCGGAACACTGTTCGCAGTAGACCCACTTCCCCCGGGTGCCCCGGTTTCCTCACCGGTACCACTTGTTGCTCCGGCGGCGAAGCCGGTTTCTATCTCGGACGTCGCACTCGCCCGCGCCGCCCTTGCTGCCTTTGATGCGGACCCGGTGCTGAAGGATGCTCACGTTTTCGTGAGTGTGGTGGACCGCGGGGCGGTGATCGGCGGCCCGGTCACCAGCGAATCGGTGAAGAAGCGTGCGGAGGCCGTGGTGCGTGCGATCCCCGGCATCGAGTCGGTGAAGAACACGTGCTTCATCGAAGCCGACCCGGACCCGCTCATGCGGGCCGTGGCCGACCGGATGAAGCCCGGTACGAAGCCGACCAGCAGCAGCACGCCCCTGCCCGGCGTCTCGATCCCGCCCGCGGCCCCGGAAGGGTACATTCCGCCGGTGCCGCCGCCCCAACCGACCGACCTCGTCGCGTCGGTGCAGAAGACGGTCGTCGCCCAGCACCCGACCTCGCTCGGTCCGCCGGTCGTCGGCCTGCTCGGAGCACCTGTGGCTCCGCACACTGTCGCGAAGGTGCCGCCAACAACGGCGCCGAGCGCCCCCTCGACGGCCCCGGGCGCGCTGACCGGCTCCGCGGGCGCGAAGCCATCGGACGTCCTCACCGCGGTCGCGGCGATCCGCGCGACGGACGCCCGTTTCGCGAAGCTGACGGCCGAACTGAAGCCCGACGGCGGGTTGTTCGTGAGCGGGTCCGCGGCGCAAATCACCGACGTGGTGGACTTCGTGGCGGAAGCCCGCAAGGTATCGGGCGTGGTCCGCGTCGCGGTGGACCCGAAACTGGTGAAGTGA
- a CDS encoding ATP-binding protein — MPRLIVIRGVDEGKQFELTGATVTIGRHSANAVSLHDTQVSRRHLEVRAGAHGYELVDLGSGNGTLLNGQPVQVAPLRSGDAITIGQSVLMFTVGRNEMPALGNELTERVRLRAQPDQDLNSAIVRTVTADAGSQILSRPSVATDWVRTRLASLAALYETAEVVSHILDVDQLLDAVMNLVFKSVDADHGCFMVRDESGRLIPKAVRYREGTNRQEELAVSHTIVDHVIHEKQGVLVSDVHNDDRFSGVESLHRHNIREAICVPMKGRREVVGVLFLDTQSTLKQVVTRGLDTGKFTEDHLHLASAIAHQAAIAVEESRYHEALVNAERLAAVGQTIAALSHHIKNIMQGVRFGADMVRTAIKESDTDLLGKGWKLVERNQSRIDELILDMLSYSKEREPAVEPTDLNKLCEDVLEIIRGRATDRGVAIEWRPGIGVSVVPCDTEGIHRAALNLVSNAIDALEDHPNAKLSVQAILEPDGTWAKIIVMDNGPGIPTDKLEDIFRPFVSTKGSRGTGLGLPVSRKIVREHGGDILVQSVIDKGSKFTIRLPMKSAFTGDANAATGLFPVLLPLEE; from the coding sequence GTGCCCCGGCTGATCGTCATTCGCGGTGTTGATGAAGGGAAGCAGTTCGAGCTGACCGGGGCCACCGTTACGATCGGCCGGCACTCGGCGAACGCCGTATCGCTCCACGACACACAGGTTTCGCGCCGGCACCTCGAAGTGCGGGCGGGGGCGCACGGGTACGAACTCGTCGACCTCGGGAGCGGGAACGGTACGCTCCTGAACGGCCAGCCGGTCCAGGTCGCCCCGCTGCGGAGCGGCGACGCGATCACCATCGGCCAGTCGGTGCTGATGTTCACCGTCGGGCGCAACGAGATGCCCGCACTCGGCAACGAACTCACCGAGCGCGTGCGGCTCCGGGCGCAACCGGACCAGGATCTCAACTCGGCCATCGTGCGCACCGTCACGGCCGACGCGGGCAGCCAAATTCTCTCGCGCCCGTCCGTCGCGACCGACTGGGTCCGCACCCGGCTCGCGAGCCTCGCGGCTCTTTACGAGACCGCCGAAGTCGTCAGCCACATCCTCGACGTCGATCAACTCCTCGATGCCGTGATGAACCTCGTGTTCAAGTCCGTGGACGCGGACCACGGGTGCTTCATGGTGCGCGACGAGAGCGGGCGCCTCATCCCCAAGGCCGTGCGGTACCGCGAAGGAACCAATCGGCAGGAAGAACTCGCCGTCAGCCACACGATCGTGGATCACGTCATCCACGAAAAGCAGGGCGTTCTCGTATCAGACGTCCACAACGACGACCGGTTCAGCGGGGTCGAGAGCCTCCACCGGCACAACATCCGCGAGGCCATCTGCGTCCCCATGAAGGGGCGGCGCGAGGTGGTCGGGGTGCTGTTCCTCGACACCCAATCCACGCTCAAGCAGGTCGTGACCCGCGGGCTCGATACGGGCAAATTCACCGAGGACCACCTGCACCTCGCCAGTGCGATCGCGCACCAAGCCGCAATCGCGGTCGAGGAGAGCCGGTACCACGAGGCGCTCGTCAACGCGGAGCGCCTCGCGGCCGTGGGTCAAACGATCGCGGCGCTCTCGCACCACATCAAAAACATCATGCAGGGCGTCCGGTTCGGGGCCGATATGGTCCGCACCGCGATCAAGGAGTCCGATACCGATCTGCTCGGCAAGGGCTGGAAGTTGGTCGAGCGGAACCAGAGCCGCATCGACGAACTCATCCTCGACATGCTGAGCTACTCGAAGGAGCGCGAACCGGCGGTCGAGCCGACGGACCTCAATAAGCTTTGCGAGGACGTGCTGGAAATCATCCGCGGGCGCGCGACGGACCGCGGCGTTGCGATCGAATGGCGCCCGGGGATTGGTGTTTCCGTCGTCCCGTGCGACACGGAGGGCATTCACCGCGCCGCACTGAACCTCGTGAGCAACGCCATCGACGCTCTCGAAGACCACCCGAACGCCAAACTCTCGGTACAAGCGATTCTCGAACCAGACGGCACCTGGGCGAAGATCATCGTGATGGACAACGGCCCCGGTATTCCGACGGACAAGCTCGAAGACATCTTCCGCCCGTTCGTCAGCACGAAGGGCAGCCGCGGAACGGGTTTGGGCCTCCCGGTGAGTCGCAAGATTGTCCGCGAACACGGCGGCGACATCCTCGTTCAGAGCGTCATCGATAAGGGAAGCAAGTTCACCATCCGCCTGCCGATGAAGTCCGCGTTCACCGGTGACGCGAACGCCGCCACCGGGTTGTTCCCCGTCCTTCTGCCGCTCGAAGAGTAG
- a CDS encoding FG-GAP repeat domain-containing protein, producing MRGHSQPHLLDWDHDGRTDLVLVDSQSWKLLVGVGPLKGKSEVTVKPFDLPQVADRTPYDFQFADWDGDGVFDVLFAGGYLSADKRWLYDLYWCRNTSREGQPRFEKPVRLLTAPAQSDGWGYEGFTVADRGRAGHQDLVLSVSKDWQPKPKPEKGWTNKSQLVLFQRK from the coding sequence GTGCGCGGCCACTCCCAGCCCCACCTACTCGACTGGGACCACGACGGCCGTACCGATCTGGTGCTCGTCGACTCGCAGAGCTGGAAGCTCCTGGTGGGGGTCGGCCCACTTAAGGGGAAGTCCGAGGTGACCGTGAAGCCGTTCGATCTGCCACAGGTGGCCGACCGAACCCCCTACGATTTCCAGTTCGCCGATTGGGACGGCGACGGGGTGTTCGACGTGCTATTCGCCGGCGGGTACCTGAGCGCAGATAAACGGTGGCTCTATGACCTCTACTGGTGCCGGAACACGTCCCGTGAGGGGCAACCGCGGTTCGAGAAGCCCGTCCGGTTACTCACGGCCCCGGCGCAGTCCGACGGGTGGGGGTACGAGGGGTTCACGGTGGCGGACCGGGGCCGGGCCGGGCATCAGGATCTGGTCCTGAGCGTCAGCAAGGATTGGCAGCCGAAGCCGAAGCCGGAAAAGGGGTGGACGAACAAGAGCCAACTCGTGCTGTTTCAGCGGAAGTAA
- a CDS encoding FG-GAP repeat domain-containing protein, producing the protein MRIRSRVALGAIGLVLVAVGAPRQSRADPRPAERLTEFGPPKVILDGSEFAARLKPCYADYDGDGKIDLLVGAWDRLLVYRNRGTTTEPEYAKPTWFDDAVPSGRIPAG; encoded by the coding sequence ATGCGAATCCGCTCGCGTGTAGCGCTGGGTGCCATCGGGTTGGTGCTGGTGGCCGTCGGAGCGCCTCGTCAGTCTCGTGCCGACCCACGGCCCGCTGAACGGCTGACTGAGTTCGGTCCGCCCAAAGTGATTCTGGACGGTTCGGAGTTCGCGGCGCGGCTGAAGCCCTGTTACGCGGATTACGACGGAGACGGGAAGATCGATCTGCTGGTCGGCGCCTGGGACCGGCTGCTCGTCTACCGGAATCGAGGGACCACCACCGAGCCCGAGTACGCCAAGCCGACGTGGTTCGACGACGCCGTACCGTCGGGCCGCATCCCGGCCGGGTGA
- a CDS encoding metallophosphatase domain-containing protein, giving the protein MRIVCISDTHGWHDRADVPEGDVLVHAGDITRHGSLKDVEDFDRWLGVLPHKHKIVICGNHDWCFQETPAEARARLTNATYLEDSGCEIEGLKFYGSPWTPWFSDWAFMLPRGSELAAKWAQIPNGLDVLITHGPSEGILDRNRTGGCCGCRDLLYRVLEVKPRLHVFGHIHEAAGRADIVGTIFLNASTQMGKGRGVVIELGNGA; this is encoded by the coding sequence GTGCGCATCGTTTGCATTTCCGATACTCACGGTTGGCACGACCGAGCGGACGTGCCCGAAGGGGACGTCCTCGTTCACGCGGGCGACATCACGCGACACGGGTCGCTCAAGGACGTCGAAGACTTCGACCGCTGGCTCGGAGTGCTGCCACACAAACACAAGATCGTCATTTGTGGTAACCACGACTGGTGCTTCCAGGAAACGCCGGCGGAAGCCCGTGCCCGTCTCACGAACGCGACCTACCTCGAAGATTCCGGCTGCGAAATTGAGGGGCTGAAGTTCTACGGCAGCCCGTGGACGCCGTGGTTCTCCGACTGGGCGTTTATGCTTCCCCGAGGTTCGGAGCTGGCGGCGAAGTGGGCACAGATCCCGAACGGATTGGACGTGCTCATCACGCACGGTCCGTCGGAAGGTATTCTCGACCGCAATCGAACCGGTGGGTGCTGCGGTTGTCGTGACCTGCTCTATCGCGTGCTGGAAGTGAAGCCGCGCCTGCACGTGTTCGGCCACATCCACGAAGCGGCGGGGCGAGCGGACATCGTGGGGACCATTTTCCTCAACGCCAGTACCCAGATGGGAAAGGGGCGGGGCGTTGTGATCGAACTCGGGAACGGAGCGTAA
- a CDS encoding RNA recognition motif domain-containing protein, translating to MATNLYVGNMSFSTTEDQLREVFSQYGTVTKVQLITDRETGRPRGFAFVEMSNGGDQAIAALNGTQLDGRSLTVNEAKPREGRSGGGGGGGYGGGGGGYGGGRGGSGGRGGSGGGGYGGGGGRRY from the coding sequence GTGGCAACTAATTTGTACGTCGGCAACATGTCTTTCTCGACGACCGAGGACCAACTCCGAGAGGTCTTCTCTCAGTACGGCACAGTGACCAAAGTGCAACTCATCACGGACCGGGAAACGGGGCGCCCGCGCGGGTTCGCGTTCGTGGAAATGAGCAACGGCGGGGACCAAGCTATTGCGGCGCTCAACGGGACGCAGCTCGATGGCCGGTCCCTGACCGTTAACGAAGCCAAGCCACGTGAAGGGCGCAGCGGTGGTGGCGGTGGTGGCGGGTACGGTGGTGGTGGCGGCGGGTACGGTGGTGGCCGCGGTGGTTCCGGTGGCCGCGGTGGCTCTGGTGGTGGCGGGTACGGTGGTGGCGGCGGGCGCCGGTACTAA
- a CDS encoding fatty acid desaturase family protein, whose translation MSSRSEFLVGTSAPPPKFPKDEAGFLNELKRRTDAYFAESGRSERDCWRMYLKTAVILAWLATSYALLVFAAPTVWLAAPLSISLALAISAVGFSIQHDGGHHAYSRFAWVNRLAALTLDLIGASSYMWKWKHVVYHHTYPNVAGQDTDIDVGRVARLAPQQPRLWFHRWQHLYLWPLYGVTASVWHLYGDFRDVIAGTIGTHRVPRPRGWDLVVFLTGKAVSIGLLLVIPMLVHSWWVVLVFYAVVTAVVGVVLTVVFQLAHCVEEAEFPQPIEGGRRMGDAWAVHQVQTTVDFARESRVLCWLLGGLNFQVVHHLFPRVCHIHYPALSRIIEATCAEFGVRYSAHRTFLAGVVSHFRWLRELGRLRSA comes from the coding sequence ATGTCATCACGATCCGAATTTTTGGTCGGCACCTCGGCACCACCTCCGAAGTTCCCGAAGGACGAGGCCGGGTTCCTGAACGAGTTGAAGCGCCGGACCGATGCGTACTTCGCGGAGTCCGGGCGCAGCGAGCGCGACTGTTGGCGCATGTACCTGAAGACCGCGGTCATCCTCGCGTGGCTCGCGACGTCTTACGCGCTGCTCGTGTTCGCCGCGCCGACCGTGTGGCTCGCGGCCCCGCTCTCGATCTCCCTCGCGCTGGCCATTTCCGCGGTCGGGTTCAGCATCCAGCACGACGGCGGGCACCACGCGTACTCGCGGTTCGCCTGGGTGAACCGGCTCGCGGCCCTCACGCTCGATCTGATCGGGGCCAGCTCGTACATGTGGAAGTGGAAGCACGTCGTGTACCACCACACGTACCCGAACGTGGCGGGGCAGGACACCGACATCGACGTGGGGCGCGTCGCGCGCCTCGCGCCCCAGCAGCCGCGCCTCTGGTTCCACCGGTGGCAGCACCTGTACCTGTGGCCCCTGTACGGGGTGACCGCGTCCGTGTGGCACTTGTACGGCGACTTCCGGGACGTGATCGCCGGGACCATCGGGACGCACCGCGTGCCGCGGCCCAGGGGCTGGGATCTGGTCGTGTTCCTTACGGGCAAAGCGGTGTCGATCGGGCTCCTGTTGGTGATCCCGATGCTGGTCCACTCGTGGTGGGTCGTGCTGGTGTTCTACGCGGTGGTGACGGCGGTGGTGGGCGTGGTACTCACGGTCGTGTTCCAGTTGGCACACTGCGTCGAAGAAGCCGAGTTCCCGCAACCGATCGAGGGCGGGCGCCGGATGGGGGACGCGTGGGCGGTCCACCAGGTCCAGACGACCGTGGATTTCGCCCGCGAGAGCCGGGTGCTGTGCTGGCTCTTGGGCGGGCTGAACTTCCAAGTGGTGCACCACCTGTTCCCGCGCGTGTGCCACATCCACTACCCGGCGCTGTCGCGGATCATCGAAGCCACGTGCGCCGAGTTCGGGGTGCGCTACTCGGCGCACCGCACGTTCCTGGCCGGTGTCGTCTCGCACTTCCGCTGGCTGCGCGAACTCGGACGGCTCCGATCGGCTTGA
- a CDS encoding HNH endonuclease, whose translation MNEPKPTPCGLCGRGFTRSALTQHHCLPKSKGGTSDDVAMICSQCHGMVHATYTNATLAAVYPTIEALRKAPELTAFIKWVRKQPITRRKRNKERRDKL comes from the coding sequence ATGAACGAGCCGAAACCGACCCCCTGCGGCCTGTGCGGGCGCGGGTTCACCCGGTCCGCCCTCACGCAGCACCACTGCCTACCGAAGTCCAAGGGCGGCACGAGCGACGACGTCGCGATGATCTGCTCGCAGTGCCACGGGATGGTCCACGCGACCTACACCAACGCGACGCTCGCGGCCGTGTACCCGACGATCGAAGCGCTGCGAAAAGCGCCCGAGCTGACCGCGTTCATCAAGTGGGTGCGCAAGCAACCGATCACGCGCCGAAAGCGAAATAAGGAGCGCCGCGACAAGCTGTGA